A single window of Hymenobacter sp. APR13 DNA harbors:
- a CDS encoding uracil-DNA glycosylase family protein → MSDTLASRLLHLLTTFPPAPALPDGVQAYNPYQEPEVAALLTQFAQKFYADHQPRVALLGINPGRFGAGRTGVAFTDPAALSEHCHIPNDQPRHPELSSQFVYRVIAELGGPTEFYRHFYLGSLYPLVLLRDGKNYNYYDSPALQRALAPEIRAALQRQVAELGLARHAAVCLGRRNGLLFEKLNQELKLFDKIVVLDHPRYLMQYKRRELPEHVARYADVLLEVKMEN, encoded by the coding sequence ATGTCCGATACCTTAGCCAGCCGCCTGCTGCACCTGCTTACCACATTTCCGCCGGCCCCTGCCCTGCCTGACGGAGTGCAGGCCTACAACCCCTACCAGGAGCCGGAAGTGGCGGCGCTGCTCACGCAGTTTGCGCAGAAATTCTACGCCGACCACCAGCCGCGGGTGGCGTTGCTGGGCATCAACCCGGGCCGGTTCGGGGCGGGCCGCACCGGCGTGGCCTTCACCGATCCGGCCGCCCTCTCTGAGCACTGCCACATCCCCAACGACCAGCCGCGGCACCCCGAGCTCAGCAGCCAGTTTGTGTACCGGGTAATCGCCGAGCTGGGCGGCCCCACCGAGTTCTACCGCCACTTCTACCTGGGCTCCCTCTACCCGCTGGTGCTGCTGCGCGACGGCAAAAACTACAACTACTACGACTCGCCGGCCCTGCAACGGGCCCTGGCGCCCGAAATCCGGGCGGCGCTGCAACGGCAGGTAGCCGAGCTGGGACTGGCGCGGCACGCCGCCGTCTGCCTGGGCCGCCGCAACGGGCTGCTGTTCGAAAAGCTGAACCAGGAGCTGAAACTCTTTGATAAAATTGTTGTGCTGGACCATCCACGCTATCTGATGCAGTACAAGCGCCGCGAGCTACCCGAACACGTGGCGCGCTATGCAGATGTGTTGCTTGAAGTAAAAATGGAGAACTGA
- the lpxK gene encoding tetraacyldisaccharide 4'-kinase, translated as MPPFLTLLLLPFSWLYAGVMAVRNWLYDTGRKSSGNFWPGPVLIVGNLRVGGTGKTPHVAWLVRELLRQGREPAILSRGYGRRTRGFRLGNAQETAETFGDEPLQHYQDFGGAVSVAVCEDRLTGLNQLFALPQVGAVVLDDAYQHRRVRPDFSVLLTEQHRPFYDDYVLPAGRLRESRAGAHRADVVVVTKCDAGLDDARQQEIARRIRCYARPEVPVLFSTYAYAAPVPLAGSAAPPAPGGAEIVLLTGIAQPGPLLEYLTTAGFRVVHHAAFADHHSFTAAEIAAVAAHCGPGRCIFTTQKDATRLLAPALHTEIARLPVFYIPITVEFLADGAARLRQLLSPFIQPQAVV; from the coding sequence ATGCCCCCGTTCCTGACGCTGTTGCTGCTGCCCTTCAGCTGGCTTTATGCCGGCGTGATGGCCGTGCGCAACTGGCTGTATGATACGGGCCGTAAGTCGTCCGGGAATTTCTGGCCGGGGCCGGTGCTGATCGTGGGCAACCTGCGGGTGGGTGGTACCGGCAAAACGCCGCACGTGGCCTGGCTGGTGCGCGAGCTGCTCCGCCAGGGCCGGGAGCCGGCCATTCTGAGCCGCGGCTACGGCCGCCGCACCCGCGGTTTTCGCCTCGGCAACGCCCAGGAAACCGCCGAAACCTTCGGCGACGAGCCGCTGCAGCACTACCAGGACTTCGGCGGCGCCGTGTCGGTGGCCGTCTGCGAAGACCGCCTGACCGGCCTCAACCAGCTGTTTGCCCTGCCCCAGGTGGGGGCAGTGGTGCTCGACGACGCCTACCAGCACCGCCGCGTGCGGCCCGATTTCAGCGTGCTGCTCACCGAGCAGCACCGGCCGTTCTACGACGACTACGTGCTGCCCGCCGGGCGCCTGCGCGAAAGCCGTGCCGGGGCCCACCGCGCCGATGTAGTGGTGGTGACCAAGTGCGACGCCGGCCTCGACGACGCCCGGCAGCAGGAAATTGCGCGCCGCATCCGGTGCTACGCCCGCCCCGAGGTGCCGGTGCTGTTTTCCACCTACGCCTATGCCGCGCCGGTGCCGCTGGCCGGCAGCGCGGCCCCGCCGGCCCCGGGCGGGGCGGAAATCGTGCTCCTGACGGGCATTGCCCAGCCCGGGCCATTACTGGAGTACCTCACGACGGCGGGCTTCCGGGTGGTGCATCACGCCGCCTTCGCCGACCACCACAGCTTCACGGCTGCGGAAATTGCAGCCGTGGCCGCGCATTGCGGGCCCGGACGTTGTATTTTTACCACGCAGAAAGACGCCACCCGGCTGCTGGCGCCCGCGCTGCATACGGAAATAGCCCGCCTGCCCGTTTTCTACATTCCTATCACCGTGGAGTTTCTGGCCGATGGCGCTGCCCGCCTGCGCCAGCTGCTGTCACCCTTCATTCAGCCCCAAGCTGTTGTCTGA
- a CDS encoding putative porin → MNIRLLVLLVVLLAGAATGRAQVLDDSTKVLYSARTTRVLREADLLRDQTDWRIIDTTLTNFPSARNWYHDSTFHQDLGHVGTAARPLLWRPNMELGARLGRNSFDRYARDPATIPYYDSKSPYTFFRFIQGGNGEQVFELSYTRSISKKASVGLAYERIAANKLYTTNPRESLVEHSNFLFFARFESTDERYHALFNYNNVRHRAAEQGGIRPQNGPEVPVDLRDTELSQLFDYGDERPWLFTASSNEQRDGLHLAHSYRLVGRGLTAFHIIDWRRQANRFQDSKVAIVEGTSRPLYYPRVLLNTIGTDDRVETQRLENTFGVLGRSSAVQYRLYARHRSLSLATGHLVGVPTIGDAGQLQPAAADGNTYSQVFAGGTADFNYKIFAIETAGEVFALDVENPDRNQEYWVRGAARLGPLTGELLSSSYSPTLSQEQFDGNHYRWANSFDNTKVNQLTARLDQTLGRHRLEASGAIVNITSLVYYDANGTPAQLGEDRRLLTLSARHRFNVGNIYFDNQAHGTQGGDQEGLRIPALVTNSKIYYQGYLFKKALFGQIGAEVYYQSTWKPYNYSPSTQQFFVQDNFTAGNFAVADVFLSGDIKTVAVFLKVAYVNQGLLRNGYFTTPYYTGLPRRFEFGLRWQFFD, encoded by the coding sequence ATGAATATCCGGCTACTGGTGCTGCTTGTGGTGTTACTGGCCGGGGCGGCCACCGGGCGGGCTCAGGTGCTCGACGACTCCACCAAAGTGCTCTACAGCGCCCGCACCACCCGCGTGCTGCGCGAGGCCGACCTGCTGCGCGACCAGACCGACTGGCGCATCATCGACACCACGCTCACCAACTTTCCCTCGGCCCGCAACTGGTACCACGACAGCACCTTCCACCAGGACCTGGGGCACGTGGGCACGGCCGCCCGGCCGCTGCTTTGGCGCCCGAACATGGAGCTGGGCGCCCGCCTCGGCCGCAACTCCTTCGACCGGTACGCCCGCGACCCGGCCACCATTCCTTACTACGATTCCAAGTCGCCGTACACGTTCTTCCGCTTCATTCAGGGCGGTAACGGCGAGCAGGTGTTTGAGCTGTCGTACACGCGCAGCATCAGCAAGAAAGCCAGCGTGGGCCTAGCCTACGAGCGGATTGCGGCCAACAAGCTCTACACCACCAACCCGCGTGAGTCGCTGGTCGAGCACAGCAACTTCCTGTTCTTCGCCCGCTTCGAAAGCACCGACGAGCGCTACCACGCGCTGTTCAACTACAACAACGTGCGCCACCGCGCGGCCGAGCAGGGTGGTATTCGGCCTCAGAATGGCCCCGAGGTTCCCGTCGATTTGCGCGATACCGAACTCAGCCAGCTCTTCGACTACGGCGACGAGCGACCCTGGCTGTTTACGGCGTCCAGCAACGAGCAACGCGATGGGCTGCACCTGGCGCATTCCTACCGGTTGGTAGGACGCGGCCTTACGGCGTTTCACATCATCGACTGGCGCCGCCAGGCAAACCGCTTTCAGGATAGCAAGGTGGCCATTGTGGAAGGCACTTCCCGGCCGCTCTACTACCCACGCGTCCTTCTCAACACTATCGGTACCGACGACCGGGTAGAAACGCAGCGCCTGGAAAACACCTTTGGCGTACTGGGCCGTAGCTCGGCCGTGCAGTACCGCCTGTACGCCCGGCACCGCAGCCTCTCGCTGGCCACGGGCCACCTGGTGGGCGTGCCCACCATCGGAGACGCCGGCCAGCTGCAGCCGGCCGCGGCCGACGGCAACACCTACAGCCAGGTGTTTGCGGGCGGCACGGCCGACTTCAACTACAAGATCTTCGCCATCGAAACGGCCGGGGAGGTGTTTGCCCTCGACGTGGAAAACCCCGACCGCAACCAGGAATACTGGGTGCGCGGCGCGGCGCGGCTGGGCCCGCTCACCGGCGAGCTGCTGAGCTCCAGCTATTCGCCCACGCTTTCGCAGGAGCAGTTCGACGGCAACCACTACCGCTGGGCCAACAGCTTCGACAACACCAAGGTCAACCAGCTCACCGCCCGCCTCGACCAGACCCTGGGCCGGCACCGCCTGGAGGCCTCGGGCGCCATCGTCAACATCACTTCGTTGGTGTATTATGATGCTAATGGCACGCCGGCGCAGCTCGGCGAAGACCGACGCCTGCTGACCCTGTCGGCGCGGCACCGCTTCAACGTAGGCAATATCTATTTCGACAACCAGGCCCACGGCACCCAGGGCGGCGACCAGGAAGGCCTGCGGATTCCGGCCCTCGTCACCAACAGCAAAATCTACTACCAGGGCTACCTATTTAAGAAGGCGCTGTTCGGCCAGATTGGGGCCGAGGTGTACTACCAGTCCACTTGGAAACCCTACAACTACAGCCCCAGCACCCAGCAGTTCTTCGTGCAGGACAACTTCACGGCCGGCAACTTTGCCGTGGCCGACGTGTTTCTGAGCGGCGACATCAAGACAGTGGCCGTGTTTCTGAAGGTAGCCTACGTCAACCAGGGTCTGCTGCGCAACGGCTACTTCACCACGCCCTACTACACCGGCCTGCCCCGCCGCTTCGAGTTCGGGCTGCGGTGGCAGTTCTTTGATTGA
- a CDS encoding tRNA-(ms[2]io[6]A)-hydroxylase, protein MEPAEREKTILKLKLNTDPRWVDIASKNIEDILVDHAWCEQKAASTGISMIIHYPEKTRLVDELTDLVAEEWGHFERVLLELRKRGYALGRPRRDEYVVQLLAHVRKGGARERQLMDQLLVSALIEARSCERFKLLWKHIPDPELSKFYYELMVSEAGHFVSYVELAKEYCDPKLVEERLQELLKIEGEIVTNLPVRDDRMH, encoded by the coding sequence ATGGAACCTGCAGAAAGAGAAAAAACCATCCTCAAGCTGAAGCTCAACACCGATCCGCGGTGGGTGGATATTGCCAGCAAAAACATTGAGGATATCCTGGTCGACCACGCCTGGTGCGAGCAGAAAGCCGCCAGCACGGGCATCAGCATGATCATTCACTACCCCGAGAAAACGCGCCTCGTGGATGAGCTGACCGACCTCGTGGCCGAGGAGTGGGGCCACTTCGAGCGGGTGCTGCTGGAGCTGCGCAAGCGCGGCTACGCCCTGGGCCGCCCGCGCCGCGACGAGTACGTGGTGCAGCTGCTGGCGCACGTGCGCAAAGGCGGCGCCCGCGAGCGGCAGCTCATGGACCAGCTGCTGGTATCGGCCCTGATTGAGGCGCGCAGCTGCGAGCGGTTCAAGCTACTCTGGAAGCACATTCCGGACCCCGAGCTGAGCAAGTTCTACTACGAGCTGATGGTGTCCGAAGCGGGCCACTTCGTAAGCTACGTGGAGCTGGCCAAGGAGTACTGCGACCCGAAGCTGGTGGAGGAGCGCCTGCAGGAGTTGCTGAAGATTGAAGGCGAAATAGTAACCAACCTGCCCGTCCGCGACGACCGGATGCACTAG